Proteins found in one Numida meleagris isolate 19003 breed g44 Domestic line chromosome 25, NumMel1.0, whole genome shotgun sequence genomic segment:
- the DSTYK gene encoding dual serine/threonine and tyrosine protein kinase isoform X1, translated as MEGEGAPSWRGGSGGLIRELCRSFGHYNRHLARLQHNLRETKKFFRDVKYSQGNLFASGVTIGEGSPSGAGGGGTRDGAFCNAWAATELEEFGRSQRLQEVWMKHNRKTNETGNTGGDGSTLRASAGQNFISFPRHEEEHLQQTVSWHPCLLILGQNCNAKCQLLNILLGEKLLPTTKISSEENCKRRRIRFTHGTQTRVSLALPEQYELVHMMAAHRGHWDTIPEEDLEIRGDSEDPAHRIAELEVVLPYSLLKEVDVVVAPCRGFQSAEATLGEYMNQVLLVVIFAISEAELSSSDENELREIKEKFSLPIFFFKVPESGVELISPKKTDNEKSSLYCQLMDLEYLSTNHCSCGAPSPDADAQSMLVEQLEKLRLLSTFSRQVLQKHLVEAATSLNEVHCRCLNIFINQAFDMQRDLQITPKRLEYTRRKENELYESLMNIANRKQEEMKDMIIETLSNMKEELLEDAANMEFKDIIIPENGEPVSSKDIKCCIKQIQELIISRLNQAVANKLISSVDYLRESFVGTLERCLKSLEESWEVSVHPARSLEKSKDVSVHITSNYLKQILNAAYHVEVTFHSGSTVTRMLWEQIKQIIQRITWVSPPAITSDWKRKVAQDAIESLSASKLAKSICSQFRTRLNSSHEAFAASLRQLEDGHSGRLEKTEDLWLKVRKDHAPRLARLSLESRSLQDVLLHGKPKLGRELGRGQYGVVYLCDSWGGHFPCALKSVVPPDEKHWNDLALEFHYMRSLQTHERLVHLHGSVIDYGYGGGSSIAVLLIMERLHRDLYTGLKAGLELETRLQIALDVVEGIRYLHSQGLVHRDIKLKNVLLDKKNRAKITDLGFCKPEAMMSGSIVGTPIHMAPELFTGKYDNSVDVYAFGILFWYICSGHVKLPEAFERCASKDHLWNNVRKGVRPERLPVFDEECWQLMEACWDGDSSQRPLLGIVQPMLQGIMDRLCKSSSEHPNKGLDDST; from the exons CATTCTGCAACGCATGGGCTGCCACGGAACTTGAGGAATTTGGAAGATCTCAGCGTCTGCAAGAAGTGTGGatgaaacacaacagaaagacaaatgaGACTGGGAATACAGGAGGGGATGGGTCAACGCTGAGGGCTTCTGCAG GGCAGAacttcatttccttccctcGCCATGAGGAAGAACACCTCCAGCAGACTGTAAGCTGGCACCCTTGCCTCCTGATTCTTGGCCAGAACTGTAATGCCAAGTGCCAGCTACTCAACATCCTGCTGGGCGAGAAGCTGCTCCCCACCACCAAAATCAGCAGCGAGGAGAACTGCAAGCGGCGGCGGATCCGTTTCACGCATGGGACACAAACACGGGTTAGTCTAGCGCTTCCTGAGCAATACGAACTGGTCCATATGATGGCAGCCCACCGAGGGCACTGGGACACCATCCCTGAGGAGGACTTAGAAATCCGTGGGGACAGCGAAGATCCTGCTCACCGCATAGCGGAGCTGGAGGTCGTGCTGCCGTACTCGCTGCTAAAG GAGGTGGATGTCGTGGTAGCGCCGTGTCGTGGATTCCAGTCTGCTGAAGCCACCTTGGGAGAGTACATGAACCAGGTCTTGCTTGTTGTCATCTTTGCCATCAGCGAGGCCGAACTTTCATCATCAGATGAGAACGAACTGCGtgaaatcaaagagaaattcTCTTTgcccattttcttcttcaaggtGCCGGAGTCGGGAGTTGAGCTGATCTCTCCCAAAAAAACTGATAACGAAAAGTCCTCTCTTTACTGCCAGCTGATGGACTTGGAGTACCTGAGTACCAACCACTGCAGCTGCGGGGCTCCCAGCCCCGACGCCGATGCCCAGAGCATGCTGgtggagcagctggagaagctCCGTCTCCTAAGCACTTTTTCCAGGCAGGTGCTGCAGAAGCATCTCGTGGAAGCAGCCACCAGTTTAAACGAGGTTCACTGCCGCTGcctcaacatcttcatcaaccAGGCCTTCGACATGCAGCGGGACCTGCAGATCACCCCCAAGAGGCTGGAGTACACCCGCAGGAAGGAGAACGAGCTCTATGAGTCTCTGATGAACATTGCCAACCGCAAACAGGAGGAGATGAAGGACATGATCATAGAGACTCTTAGCAATATGAAAGAGGAGCTCTTGGAAGATGCTGCTAATATGGAATTCAAAG atATCATAATTCCTGAGAATGGGGAACCTGTTAGCTCCAAGGACATAAAGTGTTGTATTAAACAAATTCAGGAACTGATTATTTCTCGGTTAAACCAAGCAGTTGCCAACAAGTTAATTAGTTCAGTGGACTATCTGCGAGAGAGCTTCGTAGGGACTCTGGAGAGATGCCTGAAGAGCCTGGAGGAGTCCTGGGAGGTTTCAGTACACCCCGCCAGGAGTTTGGAGAAGTCAAAGGATGTTTCTGTACACATCACAAGCAATTATCTCAAGCAG ATCCTGAATGCAGCCTATCATGTTGAAGTCACATTCCACTCTGGCTCAACAGTAACCAGGATGCTGTGGGAACAGATCAAACAA ataATCCAGCGGATTACATGGGTCAGCCCACCTGCCATCACCAGTGACTGGAAGAGGAAAGTTGCTCAGGATGCTATTGAGAGCCTCAGTGCATCCAAGTTAGCCAAGAGCATTTGCAGCCAGTTCCGGACCAGGCTAAACAGCTCCCATGAGGCATTTGCAGCTTCTCTGCGGCAG TTAGAAGATGGCCATTCTGGCAGgctggagaaaacagaagacctGTGGCTGAAGGTGCGGAAAGATCATGCCCCTCGGCTAGCACGACTCTCGCTGGAGAGCAGGTCCCTCCAGGATGTGCTGTTGCATG GCAAACCAAAGTTGGGCCGTGAGCTGGGCCGAGGACAGTATGGCGTGGTCTATCTGTGTGACAGCTGGGGAGGGCATTTCCCCTGTGCACTGAAATCCGTTGTTCCTCCAGATGAGAAGCACTGGAATGACCTTGCACTTGAGTTTCACTATATGAG GTCTCTACAGACACACGAGCGGCTCGTGcatctccatggctctgtgaTAGATTATGGCTATGGAGGAGGTTCCAGCATTGCTGTCCTACTGATAATGGAACGGTTGCACAGAGACCTCTATACAGGACTAAAG GCTGGGCTAGAATTAGAAACGCGGTTACAGATTGCCTTGGATGTGGTTGAAGGAATCCGTTATCTTCACAGTCAGGGACTTGTGCACCGGGATATCAAACTTAAGAATGTCTTG CTTGACAAAAAGAATCGAGCCAAAATCACTGACCTGGGGTTCTGCAAACCAGAAGCCATGATGTCTGGCAGTATTGTAGGCACACCCATTCATATGGCTCCCGAACTTTTTACAG GAAAATATGATAACTCAGTGGATGTTTATGCGTTTGGCATTCTGTTTTGGTACATTTGTTCGGGACACGTGAAGTTGCCAGAGGCTTTTGAGAGATGTGCAAGCAAAGATCACCTTTGGAACAATGTCAGAAAAG GAGTTCGCCCAGAGCGCCTTCCCGTGTTTGACGAGGAATGCTGGCAGCTGATGGAAGCCTGCTGGGATGGAGATTCCTCCCAGCGCCCTCTCTTGGGGATTGTCCAACCTATGCTGCAGGGGATCATGGACAGGCTCTGCAAGTCGAGCTCTGAGCACCCAAATAAAGGGTTGGATGACTCTACTTga
- the DSTYK gene encoding dual serine/threonine and tyrosine protein kinase isoform X2: MEGEGAPSWRGGSGGLIRELCRSFGHYNRHLARLQHNLRETKKFFRDVKYSQGNLFASGVTIGEGSPSGAGGGGTRDGGQNFISFPRHEEEHLQQTVSWHPCLLILGQNCNAKCQLLNILLGEKLLPTTKISSEENCKRRRIRFTHGTQTRVSLALPEQYELVHMMAAHRGHWDTIPEEDLEIRGDSEDPAHRIAELEVVLPYSLLKEVDVVVAPCRGFQSAEATLGEYMNQVLLVVIFAISEAELSSSDENELREIKEKFSLPIFFFKVPESGVELISPKKTDNEKSSLYCQLMDLEYLSTNHCSCGAPSPDADAQSMLVEQLEKLRLLSTFSRQVLQKHLVEAATSLNEVHCRCLNIFINQAFDMQRDLQITPKRLEYTRRKENELYESLMNIANRKQEEMKDMIIETLSNMKEELLEDAANMEFKDIIIPENGEPVSSKDIKCCIKQIQELIISRLNQAVANKLISSVDYLRESFVGTLERCLKSLEESWEVSVHPARSLEKSKDVSVHITSNYLKQILNAAYHVEVTFHSGSTVTRMLWEQIKQIIQRITWVSPPAITSDWKRKVAQDAIESLSASKLAKSICSQFRTRLNSSHEAFAASLRQLEDGHSGRLEKTEDLWLKVRKDHAPRLARLSLESRSLQDVLLHGKPKLGRELGRGQYGVVYLCDSWGGHFPCALKSVVPPDEKHWNDLALEFHYMRSLQTHERLVHLHGSVIDYGYGGGSSIAVLLIMERLHRDLYTGLKAGLELETRLQIALDVVEGIRYLHSQGLVHRDIKLKNVLLDKKNRAKITDLGFCKPEAMMSGSIVGTPIHMAPELFTGKYDNSVDVYAFGILFWYICSGHVKLPEAFERCASKDHLWNNVRKGVRPERLPVFDEECWQLMEACWDGDSSQRPLLGIVQPMLQGIMDRLCKSSSEHPNKGLDDST, encoded by the exons GGCAGAacttcatttccttccctcGCCATGAGGAAGAACACCTCCAGCAGACTGTAAGCTGGCACCCTTGCCTCCTGATTCTTGGCCAGAACTGTAATGCCAAGTGCCAGCTACTCAACATCCTGCTGGGCGAGAAGCTGCTCCCCACCACCAAAATCAGCAGCGAGGAGAACTGCAAGCGGCGGCGGATCCGTTTCACGCATGGGACACAAACACGGGTTAGTCTAGCGCTTCCTGAGCAATACGAACTGGTCCATATGATGGCAGCCCACCGAGGGCACTGGGACACCATCCCTGAGGAGGACTTAGAAATCCGTGGGGACAGCGAAGATCCTGCTCACCGCATAGCGGAGCTGGAGGTCGTGCTGCCGTACTCGCTGCTAAAG GAGGTGGATGTCGTGGTAGCGCCGTGTCGTGGATTCCAGTCTGCTGAAGCCACCTTGGGAGAGTACATGAACCAGGTCTTGCTTGTTGTCATCTTTGCCATCAGCGAGGCCGAACTTTCATCATCAGATGAGAACGAACTGCGtgaaatcaaagagaaattcTCTTTgcccattttcttcttcaaggtGCCGGAGTCGGGAGTTGAGCTGATCTCTCCCAAAAAAACTGATAACGAAAAGTCCTCTCTTTACTGCCAGCTGATGGACTTGGAGTACCTGAGTACCAACCACTGCAGCTGCGGGGCTCCCAGCCCCGACGCCGATGCCCAGAGCATGCTGgtggagcagctggagaagctCCGTCTCCTAAGCACTTTTTCCAGGCAGGTGCTGCAGAAGCATCTCGTGGAAGCAGCCACCAGTTTAAACGAGGTTCACTGCCGCTGcctcaacatcttcatcaaccAGGCCTTCGACATGCAGCGGGACCTGCAGATCACCCCCAAGAGGCTGGAGTACACCCGCAGGAAGGAGAACGAGCTCTATGAGTCTCTGATGAACATTGCCAACCGCAAACAGGAGGAGATGAAGGACATGATCATAGAGACTCTTAGCAATATGAAAGAGGAGCTCTTGGAAGATGCTGCTAATATGGAATTCAAAG atATCATAATTCCTGAGAATGGGGAACCTGTTAGCTCCAAGGACATAAAGTGTTGTATTAAACAAATTCAGGAACTGATTATTTCTCGGTTAAACCAAGCAGTTGCCAACAAGTTAATTAGTTCAGTGGACTATCTGCGAGAGAGCTTCGTAGGGACTCTGGAGAGATGCCTGAAGAGCCTGGAGGAGTCCTGGGAGGTTTCAGTACACCCCGCCAGGAGTTTGGAGAAGTCAAAGGATGTTTCTGTACACATCACAAGCAATTATCTCAAGCAG ATCCTGAATGCAGCCTATCATGTTGAAGTCACATTCCACTCTGGCTCAACAGTAACCAGGATGCTGTGGGAACAGATCAAACAA ataATCCAGCGGATTACATGGGTCAGCCCACCTGCCATCACCAGTGACTGGAAGAGGAAAGTTGCTCAGGATGCTATTGAGAGCCTCAGTGCATCCAAGTTAGCCAAGAGCATTTGCAGCCAGTTCCGGACCAGGCTAAACAGCTCCCATGAGGCATTTGCAGCTTCTCTGCGGCAG TTAGAAGATGGCCATTCTGGCAGgctggagaaaacagaagacctGTGGCTGAAGGTGCGGAAAGATCATGCCCCTCGGCTAGCACGACTCTCGCTGGAGAGCAGGTCCCTCCAGGATGTGCTGTTGCATG GCAAACCAAAGTTGGGCCGTGAGCTGGGCCGAGGACAGTATGGCGTGGTCTATCTGTGTGACAGCTGGGGAGGGCATTTCCCCTGTGCACTGAAATCCGTTGTTCCTCCAGATGAGAAGCACTGGAATGACCTTGCACTTGAGTTTCACTATATGAG GTCTCTACAGACACACGAGCGGCTCGTGcatctccatggctctgtgaTAGATTATGGCTATGGAGGAGGTTCCAGCATTGCTGTCCTACTGATAATGGAACGGTTGCACAGAGACCTCTATACAGGACTAAAG GCTGGGCTAGAATTAGAAACGCGGTTACAGATTGCCTTGGATGTGGTTGAAGGAATCCGTTATCTTCACAGTCAGGGACTTGTGCACCGGGATATCAAACTTAAGAATGTCTTG CTTGACAAAAAGAATCGAGCCAAAATCACTGACCTGGGGTTCTGCAAACCAGAAGCCATGATGTCTGGCAGTATTGTAGGCACACCCATTCATATGGCTCCCGAACTTTTTACAG GAAAATATGATAACTCAGTGGATGTTTATGCGTTTGGCATTCTGTTTTGGTACATTTGTTCGGGACACGTGAAGTTGCCAGAGGCTTTTGAGAGATGTGCAAGCAAAGATCACCTTTGGAACAATGTCAGAAAAG GAGTTCGCCCAGAGCGCCTTCCCGTGTTTGACGAGGAATGCTGGCAGCTGATGGAAGCCTGCTGGGATGGAGATTCCTCCCAGCGCCCTCTCTTGGGGATTGTCCAACCTATGCTGCAGGGGATCATGGACAGGCTCTGCAAGTCGAGCTCTGAGCACCCAAATAAAGGGTTGGATGACTCTACTTga
- the DSTYK gene encoding dual serine/threonine and tyrosine protein kinase isoform X3: MEGEGAPSWRGGSGGLIRELCRSFGHYNRHLARLQHNLRETKKFFRDVKYSQGNLFASGVTIGEGSPSGAGGGGTRDGAFCNAWAATELEEFGRSQRLQEVWMKHNRKTNETGNTGGDGSTLRASAGQNFISFPRHEEEHLQQTVSWHPCLLILGQNCNAKCQLLNILLGEKLLPTTKISSEENCKRRRIRFTHGTQTRVSLALPEQYELVHMMAAHRGHWDTIPEEDLEIRGDSEDPAHRIAELEVVLPYSLLKEVDVVVAPCRGFQSAEATLGEYMNQVLLVVIFAISEAELSSSDENELREIKEKFSLPIFFFKVPESGVELISPKKTDNEKSSLYCQLMDLEYLSTNHCSCGAPSPDADAQSMLVEQLEKLRLLSTFSRQVLQKHLVEAATSLNEVHCRCLNIFINQAFDMQRDLQITPKRLEYTRRKENELYESLMNIANRKQEEMKDMIIETLSNMKEELLEDAANMEFKDIIIPENGEPVSSKDIKCCIKQIQELIISRLNQAVANKLISSVDYLRESFVGTLERCLKSLEESWEVSVHPARSLEKSKDVSVHITSNYLKQILNAAYHVEVTFHSGSTVTRMLWEQIKQIIQRITWVSPPAITSDWKRKVAQDAIESLSASKLAKSICSQFRTRLNSSHEAFAASLRQLEDGHSGRLEKTEDLWLKVRKDHAPRLARLSLESRSLQDVLLHGKPKLGRELGRGQYGVVYLCDSWGGHFPCALKSVVPPDEKHWNDLALEFHYMRSLQTHERLVHLHGSVIDYGYGGGSSIAVLLIMERLHRDLYTGLKAGLELETRLQIALDVVEGIRYLHSQGLVHRDIKLKNVLVCLLTESTTV; encoded by the exons CATTCTGCAACGCATGGGCTGCCACGGAACTTGAGGAATTTGGAAGATCTCAGCGTCTGCAAGAAGTGTGGatgaaacacaacagaaagacaaatgaGACTGGGAATACAGGAGGGGATGGGTCAACGCTGAGGGCTTCTGCAG GGCAGAacttcatttccttccctcGCCATGAGGAAGAACACCTCCAGCAGACTGTAAGCTGGCACCCTTGCCTCCTGATTCTTGGCCAGAACTGTAATGCCAAGTGCCAGCTACTCAACATCCTGCTGGGCGAGAAGCTGCTCCCCACCACCAAAATCAGCAGCGAGGAGAACTGCAAGCGGCGGCGGATCCGTTTCACGCATGGGACACAAACACGGGTTAGTCTAGCGCTTCCTGAGCAATACGAACTGGTCCATATGATGGCAGCCCACCGAGGGCACTGGGACACCATCCCTGAGGAGGACTTAGAAATCCGTGGGGACAGCGAAGATCCTGCTCACCGCATAGCGGAGCTGGAGGTCGTGCTGCCGTACTCGCTGCTAAAG GAGGTGGATGTCGTGGTAGCGCCGTGTCGTGGATTCCAGTCTGCTGAAGCCACCTTGGGAGAGTACATGAACCAGGTCTTGCTTGTTGTCATCTTTGCCATCAGCGAGGCCGAACTTTCATCATCAGATGAGAACGAACTGCGtgaaatcaaagagaaattcTCTTTgcccattttcttcttcaaggtGCCGGAGTCGGGAGTTGAGCTGATCTCTCCCAAAAAAACTGATAACGAAAAGTCCTCTCTTTACTGCCAGCTGATGGACTTGGAGTACCTGAGTACCAACCACTGCAGCTGCGGGGCTCCCAGCCCCGACGCCGATGCCCAGAGCATGCTGgtggagcagctggagaagctCCGTCTCCTAAGCACTTTTTCCAGGCAGGTGCTGCAGAAGCATCTCGTGGAAGCAGCCACCAGTTTAAACGAGGTTCACTGCCGCTGcctcaacatcttcatcaaccAGGCCTTCGACATGCAGCGGGACCTGCAGATCACCCCCAAGAGGCTGGAGTACACCCGCAGGAAGGAGAACGAGCTCTATGAGTCTCTGATGAACATTGCCAACCGCAAACAGGAGGAGATGAAGGACATGATCATAGAGACTCTTAGCAATATGAAAGAGGAGCTCTTGGAAGATGCTGCTAATATGGAATTCAAAG atATCATAATTCCTGAGAATGGGGAACCTGTTAGCTCCAAGGACATAAAGTGTTGTATTAAACAAATTCAGGAACTGATTATTTCTCGGTTAAACCAAGCAGTTGCCAACAAGTTAATTAGTTCAGTGGACTATCTGCGAGAGAGCTTCGTAGGGACTCTGGAGAGATGCCTGAAGAGCCTGGAGGAGTCCTGGGAGGTTTCAGTACACCCCGCCAGGAGTTTGGAGAAGTCAAAGGATGTTTCTGTACACATCACAAGCAATTATCTCAAGCAG ATCCTGAATGCAGCCTATCATGTTGAAGTCACATTCCACTCTGGCTCAACAGTAACCAGGATGCTGTGGGAACAGATCAAACAA ataATCCAGCGGATTACATGGGTCAGCCCACCTGCCATCACCAGTGACTGGAAGAGGAAAGTTGCTCAGGATGCTATTGAGAGCCTCAGTGCATCCAAGTTAGCCAAGAGCATTTGCAGCCAGTTCCGGACCAGGCTAAACAGCTCCCATGAGGCATTTGCAGCTTCTCTGCGGCAG TTAGAAGATGGCCATTCTGGCAGgctggagaaaacagaagacctGTGGCTGAAGGTGCGGAAAGATCATGCCCCTCGGCTAGCACGACTCTCGCTGGAGAGCAGGTCCCTCCAGGATGTGCTGTTGCATG GCAAACCAAAGTTGGGCCGTGAGCTGGGCCGAGGACAGTATGGCGTGGTCTATCTGTGTGACAGCTGGGGAGGGCATTTCCCCTGTGCACTGAAATCCGTTGTTCCTCCAGATGAGAAGCACTGGAATGACCTTGCACTTGAGTTTCACTATATGAG GTCTCTACAGACACACGAGCGGCTCGTGcatctccatggctctgtgaTAGATTATGGCTATGGAGGAGGTTCCAGCATTGCTGTCCTACTGATAATGGAACGGTTGCACAGAGACCTCTATACAGGACTAAAG GCTGGGCTAGAATTAGAAACGCGGTTACAGATTGCCTTGGATGTGGTTGAAGGAATCCGTTATCTTCACAGTCAGGGACTTGTGCACCGGGATATCAAACTTAAGAATGTCTTG GTATGCTTGCTGACTGAATCCACTACTGTCTGA